Proteins encoded within one genomic window of Nonomuraea gerenzanensis:
- a CDS encoding peptide MFS transporter: MSDRTFFGHPRGLATLFGTEMWERFSWYGLRAILATFMAASPAHAGLGLSQETSQAVVGVYGALIYLVALPGGWIADRILGARRSVFWGGFVIMLGHISMAIPVTSGLFVWLGLLLIIIGTGLLKPNISVMVGRLYPEEDDGRRDAGFSLFYLGINLGAFFAPLVVGWLAEGDRWHLGFSAAAVGMALGLVQYVLGGRSLRGVGERPGMRLSRRERRHFGRLVALGVVLLLVVLGAWAATGTLTIDRFTVALTVVIVIVPIVYFGYIMFGSHDLTGDERTRMKAYIWLFVAASIFWMIYDLAPSKLLFFAQDHTDLSLFGLKINQATTQSFNPLFIMIFVPVFAALWVKLGTRVSTPQKFAFALVMVGLSFVVMAVAAGLAGTGRVSVWWLVLVYLIQVFGELSLSPVGLSVTTKLAPEAFKGQMLGIWFIAVSVGDAVGGQTGRLNRVLSEPMYYLVLAAMAIVAGLALFLFTRSLRVMMAEHHEPVMR, translated from the coding sequence GTGAGCGACAGGACGTTCTTCGGGCATCCGCGGGGCCTGGCGACCTTGTTCGGCACCGAGATGTGGGAGCGGTTCTCCTGGTACGGCCTGCGGGCGATCCTGGCCACGTTCATGGCCGCCTCGCCCGCACACGCCGGCCTCGGGCTCTCTCAGGAGACGTCCCAGGCGGTGGTGGGCGTCTACGGCGCGCTCATCTACCTGGTGGCGCTGCCGGGCGGGTGGATCGCGGACCGCATCCTGGGGGCGCGCAGGTCGGTGTTCTGGGGCGGGTTCGTCATCATGCTGGGGCACATCAGCATGGCGATCCCCGTGACGTCGGGGCTCTTCGTCTGGCTGGGGCTGCTGCTCATCATCATCGGCACGGGCCTGCTCAAGCCGAACATCTCGGTCATGGTCGGCCGGCTCTACCCCGAGGAGGACGACGGGCGCAGGGACGCCGGGTTCTCGCTGTTCTACCTGGGCATCAACCTCGGCGCCTTCTTCGCGCCGCTGGTGGTGGGCTGGCTGGCCGAGGGCGACCGCTGGCACCTGGGCTTCAGCGCGGCGGCGGTCGGCATGGCGCTGGGCCTGGTCCAGTACGTCCTGGGCGGCCGGAGCCTGCGCGGCGTCGGCGAGCGGCCCGGCATGCGGCTGTCCCGGCGCGAGCGCCGCCACTTCGGCCGCCTGGTGGCCCTGGGCGTGGTGCTGCTCCTGGTGGTGCTGGGCGCGTGGGCGGCGACGGGCACGCTCACGATCGACCGGTTCACGGTGGCGCTCACGGTGGTCATCGTGATCGTGCCGATCGTCTACTTCGGCTACATCATGTTCGGCAGCCACGACCTGACCGGCGACGAGCGGACCCGGATGAAGGCCTACATCTGGCTGTTCGTGGCGGCGTCCATCTTCTGGATGATCTACGACCTGGCGCCGAGCAAGCTGCTGTTCTTCGCCCAGGACCACACCGACCTGTCACTGTTCGGCCTGAAGATCAACCAGGCCACGACGCAGTCGTTCAACCCGCTCTTCATCATGATCTTCGTGCCGGTGTTCGCGGCGCTGTGGGTAAAGCTGGGCACGCGGGTGAGCACGCCGCAGAAGTTCGCGTTCGCGCTGGTCATGGTGGGGCTGAGTTTCGTGGTGATGGCCGTGGCGGCGGGGCTGGCCGGCACGGGCCGGGTGTCGGTGTGGTGGCTGGTGCTGGTCTACCTCATCCAGGTGTTCGGCGAGCTGTCGCTGAGCCCGGTCGGGCTGTCGGTGACGACGAAGCTGGCGCCCGAGGCGTTCAAGGGGCAGATGCTGGGGATCTGGTTCATCGCGGTGTCGGTGGGCGACGCGGTCGGCGGGCAGACCGGGCGGCTCAACCGGGTGCTGTCGGAGCCGATGTACTACCTGGTGCTGGCGGCGATGGCGATCGTGGCGGGGCTGGCGCTGTTCCTGTTCACGCGGAGCTTGCGGGTGATGATGGCCGAGCACCACGAGCCCGTCATGCGGTAG
- a CDS encoding trimeric intracellular cation channel family protein: MSELLDLVGIFVFALSGALMGVRKRLDVVGMGVLAEITALGGGLVRDLILNVRPIAFQSLGYVLVPVAATVIVFFFHPHVARVMPAILVLDAAGLGLFCAVGTEKAMEYGLSPLHAALLGVTTAVGGGMLRDMLAGEIPTLLYDRQLYAVPALLGSAVMAGLSAYGLHGWQATLAAALLAFGLRIAAMRFKWRAPLARGVGE; the protein is encoded by the coding sequence GTGTCCGAACTTCTCGACCTGGTAGGCATCTTCGTCTTCGCCCTGTCCGGCGCGCTCATGGGAGTGCGCAAGCGGCTCGACGTGGTGGGCATGGGGGTGCTGGCGGAAATCACCGCGCTCGGCGGTGGCCTCGTCCGCGACCTCATCCTGAACGTGCGCCCGATCGCCTTCCAGAGCCTCGGGTACGTCCTCGTGCCGGTGGCCGCCACGGTGATCGTCTTCTTCTTCCATCCGCACGTGGCCCGGGTGATGCCGGCCATCCTGGTGCTGGACGCGGCGGGGCTCGGGCTGTTCTGCGCGGTCGGCACGGAGAAGGCGATGGAGTACGGGCTCAGCCCGCTGCACGCGGCCCTGCTCGGCGTCACGACGGCCGTGGGCGGGGGCATGCTGCGTGACATGCTGGCCGGGGAGATCCCCACCCTGCTGTACGACCGGCAGCTCTACGCGGTGCCCGCGCTGCTGGGCTCGGCGGTGATGGCGGGGCTGTCGGCGTACGGGCTGCACGGGTGGCAGGCCACGCTGGCGGCGGCGCTGCTGGCGTTCGGGCTGCGGATCGCGGCGATGCGCTTCAAGTGGCGCGCGCCGCTGGCCAGGGGGGTCGGCGAATGA
- the yczR gene encoding MocR-like transcription factor YczR, which yields MSAMQVARLVDVDPAARPYYRALADGVRTLIMDGQIPVRVRMPAERHLAETLKVSRTTVTAAYDLLREGGYLESRQGSGSWTALPDPAVWPDNPWLGTDRDGLIQLHTAAPAAPAALTAAMAAAVEDLPRYGMGNGYDPMGLPSLRERIAARYTARGVATRAEQIVVTTGAQHAIHLVMGLLTGPGDPVMVESPTYPHAIDAARRLGARLVPTGVSHEGWRPDLVAGAMLQSGARLAYLMPDFQNPTGALMEDAVRAAVAGAARRAGTLLLVDETWSELALDEVPRTSPMAAFDTDNRVISIGSASKLWWGGLRIGWIRATAALARRLTMFRSAVDIASPVLEQLVVARLFDRLEETRAERRRTLRASRDTLAAELRARLPEWTFEPPRGGGALWVRLDGAGSTPLAEAALSHGVRLAPGPWFGLEGTLEGYLRLPYTQPPSLLADAVTRLRAARDHGPTGAPRPSDQLIAMV from the coding sequence ATGTCAGCGATGCAGGTGGCCAGGCTCGTGGACGTCGATCCGGCGGCGCGGCCGTACTACCGCGCCCTCGCCGACGGCGTCCGCACCCTGATCATGGACGGCCAGATCCCGGTACGCGTGCGCATGCCCGCCGAGCGCCACCTCGCCGAGACGCTCAAGGTCAGCCGCACCACCGTGACCGCCGCCTACGACCTGCTGCGCGAGGGCGGCTACCTGGAGAGCAGGCAGGGCTCGGGAAGCTGGACGGCGCTGCCCGACCCGGCCGTCTGGCCCGACAACCCGTGGCTCGGCACCGACCGCGACGGCCTCATCCAGCTGCACACCGCCGCCCCCGCCGCCCCCGCGGCCCTGACCGCCGCCATGGCGGCGGCGGTGGAGGACCTGCCCAGGTACGGCATGGGCAACGGCTACGACCCCATGGGCCTGCCGTCGCTCAGGGAGCGCATCGCCGCCCGCTACACCGCCAGGGGAGTGGCCACCCGGGCCGAGCAGATCGTCGTCACCACCGGCGCCCAGCACGCCATCCACCTGGTCATGGGCCTGCTCACCGGACCGGGCGACCCGGTGATGGTGGAGTCGCCGACCTATCCGCACGCCATCGACGCCGCCCGCAGGCTCGGCGCCCGCCTCGTCCCGACCGGCGTCTCCCACGAGGGCTGGCGGCCCGACCTCGTCGCCGGCGCCATGCTCCAGTCGGGCGCCCGCCTGGCCTACCTCATGCCCGACTTCCAGAACCCGACGGGCGCCCTCATGGAGGACGCCGTCCGCGCCGCCGTCGCCGGGGCCGCCCGCCGCGCCGGCACGCTGCTGCTGGTGGACGAGACCTGGTCGGAGCTGGCGCTGGACGAGGTGCCCCGCACCTCGCCGATGGCCGCCTTCGACACCGACAACCGCGTGATCAGCATCGGCTCCGCCTCCAAGCTGTGGTGGGGCGGGCTGCGCATCGGCTGGATCCGCGCCACGGCCGCCCTGGCCCGCCGGCTCACCATGTTCCGCTCGGCGGTGGACATCGCCAGCCCGGTGCTGGAGCAGCTCGTGGTGGCCCGGCTGTTCGACCGGCTGGAGGAGACCCGCGCCGAGCGCCGCCGCACGCTGCGCGCCTCGCGCGACACCCTGGCCGCCGAGCTGCGCGCCCGGCTGCCCGAGTGGACGTTCGAGCCGCCGCGCGGCGGCGGCGCCCTCTGGGTGCGCCTGGACGGCGCCGGCTCCACCCCGCTCGCGGAGGCCGCGCTCTCCCACGGGGTACGCCTGGCGCCCGGGCCCTGGTTCGGCCTGGAAGGCACCCTGGAGGGCTACCTCCGCCTGCCGTACACGCAGCCGCCCAGCCTGCTCGCCGACGCCGTCACCCGCCTGCGCGCCGCCCGCGACCACGGCCCCACCGGCGCCCCGCGCCCCTCTGACCAGCTCATCGCGATGGTGTGA
- the yczE gene encoding membrane protein YczE — MSESTVPLPSSLPARLVRLYGGLALYGLGIALPLESGLGNSPWNVFHEGAALRTGLSIGTVILAVGALVMLLWIPLKQKPGLGTISNVLLVGPFADAAVFLLPTPELLVFQIFYCVLGVVVIALSTLLYIGAGLGPGPRDGIMTGLVRLGMSVRVSRLSIEVAVLIAGWLLGGTVGLGTVVFALAIGPLTQAFTRWFPLT; from the coding sequence ATGAGTGAATCAACCGTCCCGTTGCCGAGTTCCCTGCCCGCCCGTCTCGTCCGGCTCTACGGAGGTCTGGCCCTGTACGGCCTCGGCATCGCGCTGCCGCTGGAGTCGGGCCTCGGCAACAGCCCCTGGAACGTCTTCCACGAAGGCGCCGCCCTGCGCACCGGCCTGTCCATCGGGACGGTCATCCTCGCGGTGGGCGCGCTGGTGATGCTGCTGTGGATCCCGCTGAAGCAGAAGCCGGGGCTCGGCACGATCAGCAACGTGCTGCTCGTCGGCCCGTTCGCGGACGCCGCAGTCTTCCTGCTGCCGACCCCCGAGCTGCTGGTGTTCCAGATCTTCTACTGCGTCCTGGGTGTCGTCGTCATCGCCCTGTCCACCCTGCTCTACATCGGCGCGGGCCTGGGCCCCGGCCCCCGCGACGGCATCATGACCGGGCTGGTGCGGCTGGGCATGTCCGTACGGGTGTCCCGCCTGTCCATCGAGGTCGCCGTGCTGATCGCGGGCTGGCTGCTCGGTGGCACGGTGGGTCTGGGGACCGTGGTGTTCGCGCTGGCGATCGGACCGTTGACGCAGGCGTTCACCCGCTGGTTCCCTCTGACGTGA
- a CDS encoding glycoside hydrolase family 15 protein: protein MRIEDYALIGDMQSAALVGRDGSIDWLCLPRFDSPACFAALLGSERNGHWWLGPTGRKPATRRRYRPDTLILESEWDTPTGTVRVVDFMPPRDRNPDVVRIVEGVSGSVQVSTQLRVRFDYGRIVPWVRRTNGHLQAIGGPDSVWLHSPVPLKGGDYAHRATFTVNAGDRLPFVFTWHPSHEPMPPEIQCDAQLDETEAFWAEWVDRCTYAGPYREAVVRSLITLKALTYAPTGGIVAAPTTSLPEDLGGVRNWDYRFCWLRDATLTLDALISSGYLEEAADWRAWLLRAIAGRPQDLQIMYGVAGERRLPELRLDWLDGYEGSRPVRIGNEAVKQLQLDVYGEVMNSLYVARTRGLSADDRAWTIQRQLLDYVEEHWDEPDEGLWEVRGPRRHFVHSKVMCWAALDRAVKYVERFGRTGPVDKWRTLRDTIHAEICEKGYDAERNTFTQSYGSSELDAALLMIPMVGFLPIDDPRVTGTVAAIEKELMSDGFVLRYPIAEDNDVDGLQGGEGAFLACSFWMVEVMAMQGRKAEAEDLFERLLGLRNDVGLLAEEYDPRYGRLVGNFPQAFSHVPLVHAARALS from the coding sequence ATGCGGATCGAGGATTACGCGCTGATCGGAGACATGCAGTCCGCCGCCCTGGTCGGTCGGGACGGCTCGATCGACTGGCTCTGCCTGCCCAGGTTCGACTCGCCTGCGTGCTTCGCGGCACTGCTCGGCAGCGAGCGCAACGGGCACTGGTGGCTCGGCCCCACCGGGAGGAAACCCGCCACCAGGCGGCGCTACCGTCCCGACACGCTGATCCTGGAGAGCGAGTGGGACACCCCCACGGGCACCGTGCGCGTGGTCGACTTCATGCCGCCGCGTGACCGCAACCCCGACGTCGTGCGCATCGTCGAGGGCGTGTCCGGCTCCGTCCAGGTCTCCACGCAGTTGCGTGTCCGCTTCGACTACGGCCGCATCGTGCCGTGGGTGCGCCGCACCAACGGTCACCTGCAGGCCATCGGCGGGCCCGACTCGGTGTGGCTGCACTCCCCCGTGCCGCTCAAGGGCGGCGACTACGCCCACCGGGCGACGTTCACCGTCAACGCGGGCGACCGGCTGCCGTTCGTGTTCACCTGGCATCCCTCGCACGAGCCGATGCCGCCGGAGATCCAGTGCGACGCCCAGCTCGACGAGACCGAGGCGTTCTGGGCCGAGTGGGTGGACAGATGCACCTACGCGGGGCCGTACCGGGAGGCCGTGGTCCGGTCCCTGATCACGCTCAAGGCTCTGACGTACGCGCCGACGGGCGGCATCGTCGCCGCGCCCACCACGTCCCTGCCGGAGGACCTGGGCGGCGTGCGCAACTGGGACTACCGCTTCTGCTGGCTGCGCGACGCCACGCTGACGCTCGACGCGCTGATCAGCTCCGGCTACCTGGAGGAGGCGGCCGACTGGCGCGCCTGGCTGCTGCGCGCCATCGCGGGCCGCCCGCAGGACCTGCAGATCATGTACGGCGTCGCCGGCGAGCGCCGCCTGCCCGAGCTGCGCCTCGACTGGCTCGACGGCTACGAGGGCTCCCGCCCCGTCCGCATCGGCAACGAGGCGGTCAAGCAGCTCCAGCTCGACGTCTACGGCGAGGTGATGAACTCCCTGTACGTCGCCCGCACCCGCGGCCTGTCCGCCGACGACCGGGCGTGGACCATCCAGCGCCAGCTCCTCGACTACGTGGAGGAGCACTGGGACGAGCCCGACGAGGGCCTGTGGGAGGTGCGCGGCCCGCGCCGGCACTTCGTGCACTCCAAGGTGATGTGCTGGGCGGCGCTCGACCGGGCCGTCAAGTACGTCGAGCGCTTCGGCCGTACCGGGCCGGTCGACAAGTGGCGGACGCTGCGCGACACCATCCACGCGGAGATCTGCGAGAAGGGCTACGACGCCGAGCGCAACACCTTCACCCAGTCCTACGGCTCCTCGGAGCTGGACGCGGCGCTGCTGATGATCCCCATGGTGGGCTTCCTGCCGATCGACGACCCCCGCGTGACCGGCACGGTGGCGGCGATCGAGAAGGAGCTCATGTCCGACGGGTTCGTGCTGCGCTACCCGATCGCCGAGGACAACGACGTCGACGGGCTGCAGGGCGGCGAGGGGGCGTTCCTGGCGTGCAGCTTCTGGATGGTGGAGGTCATGGCCATGCAGGGGCGCAAGGCGGAGGCCGAGGACCTGTTCGAGCGGCTGCTGGGGCTGCGCAACGACGTGGGGCTGCTGGCGGAGGAGTACGACCCGCGCTACGGGCGGCTGGTCGGCAACTTCCCGCAGGCCTTCAGCCACGTGCCGCTGGTGCACGCGGCCCGCGCCCTTTCGTAG
- a CDS encoding lytic transglycosylase domain-containing protein: MEARQKHPRRLAWTAAALPVSVLVCATACGPAPANRLSSPPPTLPSTAPSPQPSTQPSTQPSTQPFTPPSSTAPAPSPSQEQQLPAPDEKIPSNPAKLAETLEKTTEALNASIDAWTRGGEPAPGEPPEDLELLALHQQRIYRHAARNPGLATKTFARLPAALAAQARDNTAAIRELLALAHPIKPDAVFRTQQPRPAGELLGHFKKAERRFGVEWEVLAAVMFAETKFGRVRTDSHVGAQGPMQFMPATWKAYGMGGDVRDPRDAVMGAANYLKASGAPRDYQRALHAYNPSQAYVDAILLHARQIERDPRAYYAYYSWQVYVITTAGERRLTGP, translated from the coding sequence ATGGAGGCACGCCAGAAGCACCCGCGACGGCTCGCCTGGACCGCGGCGGCCCTGCCCGTCAGCGTGCTCGTCTGCGCGACGGCGTGCGGCCCGGCCCCGGCGAACCGGCTGTCCAGCCCGCCCCCCACCCTGCCGTCCACCGCACCGTCCCCGCAGCCGTCCACGCAGCCGTCCACGCAGCCGTCCACGCAGCCATTCACCCCGCCGTCCAGCACGGCCCCCGCGCCATCACCGTCCCAGGAGCAACAGCTCCCGGCCCCCGACGAGAAGATCCCCAGCAACCCCGCGAAGCTGGCCGAGACCCTGGAGAAGACCACCGAGGCGCTGAACGCGTCCATCGACGCCTGGACGCGGGGCGGCGAGCCCGCGCCCGGCGAGCCGCCGGAGGACCTCGAGCTGCTGGCCCTGCACCAGCAGCGCATCTACCGCCACGCCGCCCGCAACCCCGGGCTGGCCACCAAGACCTTCGCCCGCCTGCCCGCCGCGCTGGCGGCGCAGGCCAGGGACAACACGGCGGCGATCCGCGAGCTGCTCGCCCTGGCCCACCCCATCAAGCCGGACGCCGTCTTCAGGACGCAGCAGCCGCGCCCGGCCGGCGAGCTGCTCGGCCACTTCAAGAAGGCCGAGCGCAGGTTCGGGGTGGAGTGGGAGGTGCTGGCGGCGGTGATGTTCGCGGAGACCAAGTTCGGCCGGGTACGCACCGACAGCCACGTCGGCGCCCAGGGCCCCATGCAGTTCATGCCCGCCACCTGGAAGGCGTACGGGATGGGCGGCGACGTGCGCGACCCGCGCGACGCGGTCATGGGCGCGGCCAACTACCTCAAGGCCAGCGGCGCGCCCCGCGACTACCAGCGGGCCCTGCACGCCTACAACCCGTCCCAGGCGTACGTGGACGCCATCCTCCTGCACGCCCGCCAGATCGAACGCGACCCGCGCGCCTACTACGCCTACTACAGCTGGCAGGTGTACGTGATCACCACGGCGGGGGAGCGGCGCCTGACCGGCCCGTAG
- a CDS encoding acyl-CoA dehydrogenase family protein, giving the protein MATTAAAPGRARRTYPVPLRDGDDAFVPLAAEIGAVAARHAAEHDRDATFVAPAYRAMRANGYLRLPVPVELGGLGASLRQVCYAQAELGRHDGATALAVSMHLHSTVNQAYLHARGAAGAERMLRRIGSGELVIATSGGSDWLWPDTTAVVEADGSLRVSGRKVFCSQAPEAGAISTCAVLGRPGPGCEVAHFSVPLPSPGVRLEETWDTLGMRGTASHDLVFEDVRVPAEAVVARRPWGEFGDVLTTAEVHFAPVIAATYLGIAAQARDTAVTRALTRAATRAATRAATRAATRAATRAATRAAPQAGGGVAPHAAGPSPAARPQVMPPTAQRLAGLMDARLRTAWWALAGALDELGPGYACTPETLATVMIAKREAVVAAVEVVGLAMDLAGGGSYFRRSPLERAYRDVRAGTFHPLTPEATLLYAGKLTLGDPGTAE; this is encoded by the coding sequence ATGGCGACGACAGCAGCGGCGCCCGGGCGGGCCCGCCGCACCTACCCGGTGCCGCTCAGGGACGGCGACGACGCGTTCGTGCCGCTGGCGGCGGAGATCGGCGCGGTGGCGGCGCGGCACGCGGCCGAGCACGACCGGGACGCCACGTTCGTGGCCCCCGCCTACCGGGCGATGCGCGCGAACGGCTACCTGCGCCTGCCCGTGCCGGTCGAGCTCGGCGGGCTGGGGGCGTCCCTGCGGCAGGTGTGCTACGCGCAGGCCGAGCTGGGCCGCCACGACGGGGCCACGGCGCTGGCGGTGTCCATGCACCTGCACAGCACGGTCAACCAGGCCTACCTGCACGCCAGGGGCGCTGCGGGCGCCGAGCGGATGCTGCGCCGGATCGGCTCCGGCGAGCTGGTGATCGCCACCAGCGGGGGCTCCGACTGGTTGTGGCCGGACACGACCGCCGTCGTCGAGGCCGACGGCTCGCTGCGGGTGAGCGGCCGCAAGGTCTTCTGCAGCCAGGCTCCCGAGGCGGGCGCCATCAGCACCTGCGCGGTGCTCGGCCGGCCGGGGCCGGGGTGCGAGGTGGCGCACTTCTCGGTGCCGCTGCCGTCGCCCGGCGTGCGGCTGGAGGAGACCTGGGACACGCTCGGCATGCGCGGCACCGCCAGCCACGACCTGGTCTTCGAGGACGTGCGCGTCCCGGCGGAGGCCGTCGTCGCCAGGAGGCCGTGGGGCGAGTTCGGCGACGTGCTGACCACGGCCGAGGTGCACTTCGCGCCTGTCATCGCCGCCACCTACCTCGGCATCGCCGCCCAGGCCCGCGACACCGCCGTCACCCGCGCCCTCACCCGCGCCGCCACCCGCGCCGCCACCCGCGCCGCCACCCGCGCCGCCACCCGCGCCGCCACCCGCGCCGCCACCCGCGCTGCGCCCCAGGCCGGAGGTGGCGTCGCACCCCACGCCGCCGGCCCCTCGCCCGCCGCCCGCCCCCAGGTGATGCCGCCGACGGCGCAGCGGCTGGCCGGGCTCATGGACGCGCGGCTCAGGACCGCATGGTGGGCGCTGGCCGGCGCGTTGGACGAGCTGGGCCCCGGTTACGCCTGCACCCCGGAGACCCTGGCCACCGTGATGATCGCCAAACGGGAGGCCGTCGTGGCCGCCGTGGAGGTCGTCGGCCTGGCCATGGACCTGGCCGGCGGAGGCTCGTACTTCCGCCGCTCCCCCCTCGAACGCGCCTACCGCGACGTCCGTGCGGGGACGTTCCACCCCCTCACCCCCGAGGCGACCCTCCTGTACGCGGGCAAGCTCACCCTCGGCGACCCCGGAACCGCCGAATGA
- a CDS encoding cation:proton antiporter domain-containing protein: MSTLDLILALGGAAALLAAILPEYLDRRAVSLPLVYLLAGVLLFALPIGLPEPDPIAHRTALEHITELCVVISLMGAGLAINRRTGARGWSTTWRLLALGMPLTVAGVAAAALALPGWPIAAALLLGAVLAPTDPVLASDVHVGEPVDAQNADDEVRFALTSEAGLNDGLAFPIVYAAIAVAAGTAGWAGEWALVDVLYRTAAGAVLGLLIGRLLGRLFFRARSDGLRLSERRDGFVALACTFLAYGVTELAQGYGFVAVFVTACAIRSAEHGHGYNNVLHGFVEQIERLLTAWLLLLLGGFVATGGLAALTWRGAAVGLLLLLVIRPLAGWLVQWGGPAGPRERLAISFFGIRGIGSLFYLAYALGQADFGVPAEELWAVTGFTVVASVVLHGVTATPAMTHVDAIRDRMSAS; this comes from the coding sequence ATGTCCACCCTCGACCTCATCCTGGCCCTCGGGGGCGCCGCCGCACTGCTCGCCGCGATCCTCCCCGAGTACCTCGACCGCCGCGCCGTCTCCCTCCCCCTGGTCTATCTGCTCGCCGGGGTGCTCCTGTTCGCCCTGCCCATCGGCTTACCGGAGCCCGACCCGATCGCCCACCGCACGGCCCTGGAGCACATCACCGAGCTGTGCGTGGTCATCTCCCTCATGGGCGCCGGCCTGGCGATCAACCGCCGCACCGGCGCGCGCGGCTGGTCCACCACCTGGCGGCTGCTCGCCCTGGGCATGCCGCTCACCGTGGCCGGGGTGGCCGCCGCGGCCCTGGCCCTGCCGGGCTGGCCGATCGCCGCCGCGCTGCTGCTCGGCGCCGTGCTCGCGCCCACCGACCCGGTGCTCGCCTCGGACGTGCACGTGGGCGAGCCCGTGGACGCCCAGAACGCCGACGACGAGGTCCGCTTCGCGCTGACCTCGGAGGCGGGGCTCAACGACGGGCTGGCCTTCCCGATCGTGTACGCGGCGATCGCCGTCGCCGCCGGCACGGCGGGCTGGGCGGGGGAGTGGGCGCTGGTGGACGTGCTCTACCGGACGGCGGCGGGCGCCGTCCTGGGACTCCTGATCGGCCGCCTGCTCGGCCGGCTGTTCTTCCGCGCCAGGTCCGACGGGCTGCGCCTGTCGGAGCGCCGCGACGGCTTCGTCGCGCTGGCCTGCACGTTCCTCGCGTACGGGGTGACGGAGCTGGCGCAGGGGTACGGGTTCGTCGCGGTGTTCGTCACCGCGTGCGCGATCAGGAGCGCCGAGCACGGCCACGGCTACAACAACGTCCTGCACGGCTTCGTCGAGCAGATCGAACGCCTGCTCACGGCCTGGCTGCTGCTCCTGCTCGGCGGCTTCGTGGCGACCGGCGGCCTGGCCGCGCTCACCTGGCGCGGCGCCGCCGTCGGCCTCCTGCTGCTGCTCGTCATCCGGCCGCTGGCGGGCTGGCTGGTGCAGTGGGGCGGCCCGGCGGGGCCGAGGGAACGGCTGGCGATCTCGTTCTTCGGCATCCGGGGGATCGGGTCGCTGTTCTACCTGGCGTACGCGCTGGGGCAGGCCGACTTCGGCGTACCGGCGGAGGAGCTGTGGGCGGTCACCGGGTTCACGGTGGTGGCCTCGGTGGTGCTGCACGGCGTCACGGCGACGCCGGCGATGACGCACGTGGACGCCATCCGCGACCGGATGTCGGCTTCCTGA